One region of Streptomyces sp. CG4 genomic DNA includes:
- the tsaD gene encoding tRNA (adenosine(37)-N6)-threonylcarbamoyltransferase complex transferase subunit TsaD, giving the protein MADEPLVLGIETSCDETGVGIVRGTTLLADAVASSVDEHARFGGVVPEVASRAHLEAMVPTIDRALKEAGVSAKDLDGIAVTAGPGLAGALLVGVSAAKAYAYALGKPLYGVNHLASHICVDQLEHGPLPEPTMALLVSGGHSSLLLSTDITSDVRPMGSTIDDAAGEAFDKIARVLNLGFPGGPVIDRYAREGDPAAIAFPRGLTGPRDPVYDFSFSGLKTAVARWIEARRAAGEEVPVRDVAASFQEAVVDVLTRKAVRACKDEGVDHLMIGGGVAANSRLRALAQERCEAAGIRLRVPRPKLCTDNGAMVAALGAEMVARNRAASGWDLSADSSLPVTDPHVPAHDHVHEVSKENLYS; this is encoded by the coding sequence ATGGCTGACGAACCCCTCGTCCTCGGCATCGAGACCTCCTGCGACGAGACCGGCGTCGGCATCGTCCGCGGCACCACCCTGCTGGCGGACGCCGTCGCCTCCAGCGTCGACGAGCACGCCCGCTTCGGCGGTGTCGTCCCGGAGGTGGCCTCCCGCGCCCACCTGGAGGCGATGGTCCCCACCATCGACCGCGCGCTGAAGGAGGCGGGCGTCTCCGCCAAGGACCTCGACGGCATCGCGGTCACCGCCGGTCCCGGTCTCGCGGGCGCCCTCCTCGTCGGTGTCTCGGCGGCCAAGGCCTACGCCTACGCCCTCGGCAAGCCCCTGTACGGCGTCAACCACCTCGCCTCGCACATCTGCGTCGACCAGTTGGAGCACGGCCCGCTGCCCGAGCCGACGATGGCCCTGCTGGTGTCCGGCGGCCACTCGTCGCTGCTGCTGTCCACGGACATCACCTCCGACGTCCGGCCGATGGGCTCGACCATCGACGACGCGGCCGGCGAGGCCTTCGACAAGATCGCCCGCGTGCTGAACCTGGGCTTCCCCGGCGGCCCGGTCATCGACCGCTACGCCCGCGAGGGCGACCCGGCGGCGATCGCCTTCCCGCGCGGCCTGACCGGCCCGCGCGACCCGGTCTACGACTTCTCCTTCTCCGGTCTGAAGACGGCCGTGGCCCGCTGGATCGAGGCCAGGCGCGCGGCCGGCGAGGAGGTCCCGGTCCGCGATGTGGCCGCGTCCTTCCAGGAGGCCGTCGTCGACGTGCTGACCCGCAAGGCCGTCCGCGCCTGCAAGGACGAGGGCGTCGACCACCTGATGATCGGCGGCGGTGTCGCGGCCAACTCCCGGCTGCGCGCCCTCGCCCAGGAGCGCTGCGAGGCGGCCGGCATCCGCCTGCGGGTCCCGCGCCCCAAGCTGTGCACGGACAACGGCGCGATGGTGGCCGCCCTCGGCGCCGAGATGGTCGCCCGCAACCGGGCCGCCTCCGGCTGGGACCTGTCCGCCGACTCCTCCCTGCCGGTCACCGACCCGCATGTGCCGGCCCACGACCATGTGCACGAGGTCAGCAAGGAGAACCTGTACTCGTGA
- the glmS gene encoding glutamine--fructose-6-phosphate transaminase (isomerizing) — MCGIVGYVGSQSALDVVMAGLKRLEYRGYDSGGVAVLADGGLAAAKKAGKLVNLEKELVERPLPTGATGIGHTRWATHGGPTDGNAHPHLDNAGRVAVVHNGIIENFAVLRTELAERGHELTSETDTEVVAHLLAEEFSATADLAEAMRLVCRRLEGAFTLVAVHADEPDVVVGARRNSPLVVGVGEGEAFLASDVAAFIAHTRSAIELGQDQVVELRRDGVTVTGFDGRPAEVRSYHVDWDASAAEKGGYDYFMLKEIAEQPKAVADTLLGRIDPSGSLTLDEVRIAPSELREIDKVVIVACGTAFHAGLIAKYAIEHWTRIPCEVELASEFRYRDPILDGRSLVIAISQSGETMDTLMALRHAREQGSKVLAICNTNGSTIPRESDAVLYTHAGPEVAVASTKAFMTQLVACYLVALYLGQVRGTKWGDEIQAVIKDLARISEEVERVLETMEPVRELARTLAAKNTVLFLGRHVGYPVALEGALKLKELAYMHAEGFAAGELKHGPIALIEEDVPVVVVVPSPRGRSVLHDKIVSNIQEIRARGARTIVIAEEGDEAVVPYADHLIRIPATPTLLQPLVATVPLQVFACELATARGNEVDQPRNLAKSVTVE; from the coding sequence ATGTGCGGAATCGTGGGATACGTAGGGTCGCAGTCGGCGCTCGATGTCGTGATGGCCGGGCTGAAGCGACTGGAGTACCGGGGATACGACTCGGGGGGCGTCGCCGTCCTCGCCGACGGCGGACTGGCCGCGGCGAAGAAGGCCGGGAAACTCGTCAACCTGGAGAAGGAACTGGTCGAACGGCCGCTGCCGACGGGCGCGACCGGCATCGGACACACCCGATGGGCCACACACGGCGGCCCCACCGACGGCAACGCCCACCCGCATCTCGACAACGCGGGCCGGGTCGCCGTCGTACACAACGGCATCATCGAGAACTTCGCGGTCCTGCGGACCGAACTGGCCGAGCGCGGCCATGAGTTGACCTCGGAGACGGACACCGAGGTCGTCGCCCATCTGCTCGCCGAGGAGTTCTCGGCGACCGCCGACCTGGCGGAGGCCATGCGGCTGGTGTGCCGGCGGCTGGAGGGCGCGTTCACGCTGGTCGCGGTGCACGCCGACGAGCCGGACGTGGTCGTGGGCGCCCGCCGGAACTCGCCGCTCGTGGTGGGCGTGGGGGAGGGCGAGGCCTTCCTCGCCTCCGACGTCGCCGCGTTCATCGCCCACACCCGCTCGGCGATCGAACTGGGCCAGGACCAGGTCGTGGAGCTGCGCCGGGACGGTGTCACGGTGACCGGCTTCGACGGCCGCCCGGCCGAGGTCCGCAGCTACCACGTGGACTGGGACGCGTCGGCCGCCGAGAAGGGCGGCTACGACTACTTCATGCTCAAGGAGATCGCCGAGCAGCCCAAGGCGGTCGCCGACACGCTGCTGGGCCGTATCGACCCGTCCGGCTCCCTCACCCTGGACGAGGTGCGGATCGCCCCGTCCGAGCTGCGCGAGATCGACAAGGTCGTCATCGTCGCCTGCGGTACGGCCTTCCACGCCGGCCTGATCGCCAAGTACGCCATCGAGCACTGGACGCGCATCCCGTGCGAGGTGGAGCTGGCCAGCGAGTTCCGCTACCGGGACCCGATCCTGGACGGGCGCTCCCTGGTGATCGCCATCTCCCAGTCCGGCGAGACCATGGACACCCTGATGGCGCTGCGGCACGCCCGCGAGCAGGGCTCCAAGGTGCTGGCCATCTGCAACACCAACGGCTCGACGATTCCCCGTGAGTCGGACGCGGTGCTGTACACGCACGCGGGCCCGGAGGTCGCCGTCGCCTCCACCAAGGCGTTCATGACCCAGCTGGTGGCCTGCTATCTGGTGGCGCTGTATCTGGGCCAGGTGCGCGGCACCAAGTGGGGCGACGAGATCCAGGCCGTCATCAAGGACCTCGCCCGGATCTCGGAGGAGGTCGAGCGGGTCCTGGAGACGATGGAGCCGGTACGGGAGCTCGCGCGGACCCTGGCCGCGAAGAACACCGTGCTGTTCCTCGGCCGGCACGTGGGCTATCCGGTCGCCCTCGAAGGCGCCCTGAAGCTCAAGGAACTCGCCTATATGCACGCCGAGGGCTTCGCGGCGGGCGAGCTGAAGCACGGCCCGATCGCGCTGATCGAGGAGGACGTGCCGGTGGTGGTCGTCGTACCGTCGCCGCGCGGCCGCTCGGTCCTGCACGACAAGATCGTCTCCAACATCCAGGAGATCCGGGCCCGTGGGGCGCGCACGATCGTGATCGCGGAGGAGGGCGACGAGGCGGTCGTCCCCTACGCCGACCATCTGATCCGCATCCCGGCCACCCCGACCCTGCTGCAGCCGCTGGTGGCCACGGTCCCGCTGCAGGTCTTCGCCTGCGAGCTGGCCACCGCCCGGGGCAACGAGGTGGACCAGCCGCGGAACCTGGCGAAGTCGGTGACGGTGGAATGA
- a CDS encoding holo-ACP synthase: protein MSIIGVGIDVAEIDRFRASMERTPSMAERLFVERELLLPSGERRGIASLAARFAAKEALAKALGAPPGLHWTDAEVYVEDSGRPRLRVKGTVAARAAELGVRSWHVSLSHDAGVASAVVVAEG from the coding sequence ATGAGCATCATCGGAGTGGGGATCGACGTCGCCGAGATCGACCGCTTTCGCGCGTCGATGGAGCGGACACCCTCGATGGCCGAACGGCTGTTCGTGGAGCGGGAACTGCTGCTGCCCAGCGGGGAACGGCGCGGGATCGCCTCGCTCGCGGCCCGGTTCGCCGCCAAGGAGGCGCTGGCGAAGGCTCTGGGCGCGCCGCCCGGCCTGCACTGGACCGATGCCGAGGTCTACGTCGAGGACAGCGGCCGGCCCCGGCTCCGGGTGAAGGGCACCGTGGCCGCACGCGCCGCCGAACTGGGCGTGCGCTCCTGGCATGTCTCCCTCAGCCACGACGCGGGCGTCGCCTCGGCCGTGGTGGTCGCCGAGGGCTGA
- a CDS encoding alpha/beta hydrolase, protein MSESSAEAVADAVASAAAASAAGAAGSWRRATGIAGTAIGVLAAGAAAGVAIERMTVGRGMRRKARLALDSAGPYGTLRGTPGKARADDGTELYYEVDEVEPDPGPNVSPRRRRLFGRKAPAPVTVVFSHGYCLNQDSWHFQRAALRGVVRTVHWDQRSHGRSGRGVAQTRDRVPLTIDQLGRDLKAVLDAAAPDGPIVLVGHSMGGMTMMALAAQYPELIRDRVVATAFVGTSSGRLGEVDFGLPLAGVNAVRRILPGVLKALGQQAELVEKGRRATADLFAGVIKRYSFAGRDVDPAVERFAERMIESTPIDVVAEFYPAFTDHDKTEALPSFREMPVLVLAGVQDLVTPSEHSEVIADLLPDAELVLVPDAGHLVMLEHPEAVTDRLADLLTRAGAVPAGATVSGYGSTSSTARPR, encoded by the coding sequence GTGAGCGAGAGCAGTGCGGAGGCCGTGGCGGACGCCGTCGCCTCGGCGGCCGCCGCCTCGGCCGCGGGGGCGGCCGGGAGCTGGCGCAGGGCGACCGGCATCGCCGGTACCGCGATAGGCGTGCTCGCCGCGGGCGCGGCGGCCGGCGTCGCCATCGAGCGGATGACGGTGGGCCGGGGCATGCGCAGAAAGGCCCGGCTGGCGCTGGACTCCGCGGGCCCCTACGGCACGCTGCGCGGCACCCCGGGCAAGGCGCGGGCCGACGACGGCACCGAGCTGTACTACGAGGTCGACGAGGTCGAGCCCGACCCGGGCCCGAACGTCTCCCCGCGCAGGCGAAGGCTGTTCGGCCGCAAGGCCCCGGCCCCGGTCACCGTCGTCTTCAGCCACGGCTACTGCCTCAACCAGGACTCCTGGCACTTCCAGCGGGCGGCCCTGCGCGGGGTCGTGCGGACCGTGCACTGGGACCAGCGCAGCCACGGCCGGTCCGGGCGGGGCGTGGCCCAGACCCGGGACCGGGTGCCGCTCACCATCGACCAGCTCGGCCGCGATCTGAAGGCCGTCCTCGACGCCGCCGCACCGGACGGGCCGATCGTGCTGGTCGGGCACTCGATGGGCGGCATGACCATGATGGCCCTCGCCGCCCAGTACCCCGAGCTGATCCGGGACCGGGTCGTCGCCACCGCCTTCGTCGGTACGTCGTCCGGGCGGCTCGGCGAGGTCGACTTCGGGCTGCCGCTGGCCGGCGTCAACGCGGTGCGCCGGATCCTGCCGGGCGTGCTGAAGGCGCTCGGACAGCAGGCGGAACTGGTCGAGAAGGGGCGCCGGGCCACCGCCGATCTGTTCGCCGGGGTCATCAAGCGCTACTCGTTCGCCGGGCGGGACGTCGACCCGGCCGTGGAGCGGTTCGCCGAGCGGATGATCGAGTCCACGCCGATCGACGTGGTCGCCGAGTTCTACCCGGCCTTCACCGACCACGACAAGACCGAGGCGCTCCCCTCCTTCCGGGAGATGCCGGTGCTCGTGCTGGCCGGCGTCCAGGACCTGGTCACGCCCAGCGAGCACAGCGAGGTCATCGCCGACCTGCTGCCCGACGCCGAGCTGGTCCTCGTCCCGGACGCCGGGCACCTGGTGATGCTGGAGCATCCGGAAGCGGTCACCGACCGCCTCGCCGACCTGCTCACCCGCGCGGGCGCGGTGCCCGCAGGAGCTACGGTTAGTGGCTATGGAAGCACCAGCAGCACCGCACGACCCCGCTGA
- the tsaE gene encoding tRNA (adenosine(37)-N6)-threonylcarbamoyltransferase complex ATPase subunit type 1 TsaE, translating to MEAPAAPHDPAETRLTITSPEQMRELGRRLAKLLRAGDLVMLSGELGAGKTTLTRGLGEGLGVRGAVTSPTFVIARVHPSLGGGPPLVHVDAYRLGGGLDEMEDLDLDVSLPDSVIVVEWGEGKVEELTEDRLQVVIHRAVGDTTDEVRHVTLTGLGTRWAEAGLDTLAA from the coding sequence ATGGAAGCACCAGCAGCACCGCACGACCCCGCTGAGACCCGGCTGACGATCACCTCGCCCGAGCAGATGCGGGAGCTGGGCCGCAGGCTGGCCAAGCTGCTGCGCGCGGGTGACCTGGTGATGCTCAGCGGTGAGCTGGGCGCCGGCAAGACCACGCTGACCCGCGGGCTCGGCGAGGGCCTCGGTGTGCGCGGCGCGGTCACCTCGCCGACCTTCGTGATCGCCCGGGTGCATCCCTCCCTCGGCGGCGGCCCGCCCCTCGTCCACGTCGACGCCTACCGCCTCGGCGGCGGCCTGGACGAGATGGAGGACCTGGACCTCGACGTCTCGCTGCCCGACTCGGTGATCGTCGTGGAGTGGGGCGAGGGCAAGGTCGAGGAACTGACCGAGGACCGCCTCCAGGTCGTCATCCACCGCGCGGTCGGGGACACCACGGACGAGGTACGGCACGTGACGCTGACCGGGCTGGGCACGCGCTGGGCCGAGGCCGGCCTGGACACGCTCGCCGCCTGA
- a CDS encoding NAD(P)H-hydrate dehydratase encodes MRSAYSVETVRAAERALMARLPEGALMQRAAAGLAAACAELLGRVYGSRVVLLVGSGDNGGDALYAGARLARRGAGVTAVLLAPERAHAGGLTALRRAGGSVAASAAVDELIERADLVVDGIVGIGGKGGLRPEAAAPAGVAERSRAAVVAVDLPSGVEADTGEVRGAAIRADLTVTFGTYKPGLLIDPARAYAGVVRLVDIGLELPAEGDLQALQHADVARLLPVPAAESDKYRRGVVGIAAGSARYPGAAVLAVSGALRGGAGAVRYVGPAAQAVIARFPETLVSDRGPAKAGRVQAWVAGPGAGDDAATVAEVLDADVPVLLDADGLRLAERDAVRGRTAPTLMTPHAGEAAALLGVRREEVEAARLAAVRELAAVYRATVLLKGSTTLVADAGGGPVRVNATGTSWLATAGSGDVLSGLAGSLLAAGLSARDAGSAAAYLHGLAGRFAADGAPAGAHDVAARIPDAWRNVRDWAGGTAVP; translated from the coding sequence ATGCGTAGTGCGTACAGCGTGGAGACGGTGCGGGCGGCCGAACGGGCCCTGATGGCACGGCTGCCGGAGGGTGCGCTGATGCAGCGGGCCGCGGCGGGGCTGGCCGCCGCCTGCGCCGAGTTGCTCGGGCGGGTGTACGGCAGCCGGGTGGTGCTGCTCGTCGGCAGCGGCGACAACGGCGGGGACGCGCTGTACGCGGGGGCGCGGCTGGCGCGGCGGGGGGCCGGGGTCACGGCCGTACTGCTGGCGCCGGAGCGGGCGCATGCCGGGGGGCTCACCGCGCTGCGCAGGGCCGGGGGATCCGTCGCCGCGTCCGCGGCCGTCGACGAGCTGATCGAGCGGGCCGATCTCGTCGTGGACGGGATCGTCGGGATCGGCGGCAAGGGCGGGCTGCGGCCCGAGGCCGCGGCGCCGGCCGGGGTGGCCGAGCGGTCCCGGGCCGCCGTGGTGGCCGTGGACCTGCCCAGCGGGGTCGAGGCCGACACCGGGGAGGTACGGGGGGCCGCGATCCGGGCCGACCTCACGGTCACCTTCGGCACCTACAAACCCGGGCTGCTGATCGATCCGGCGCGCGCGTACGCCGGGGTCGTCCGGCTCGTCGACATCGGTCTCGAACTGCCCGCCGAGGGTGACCTGCAGGCCCTGCAACACGCGGACGTGGCACGGCTGTTGCCGGTGCCGGCCGCGGAGAGCGACAAGTACCGGCGCGGCGTCGTGGGCATCGCCGCCGGATCCGCGCGCTATCCGGGCGCCGCCGTACTCGCCGTCTCCGGGGCGCTGCGGGGCGGGGCGGGGGCCGTACGGTACGTCGGGCCCGCGGCGCAGGCGGTCATCGCCCGCTTCCCGGAGACCCTCGTGTCCGATCGGGGGCCGGCCAAGGCGGGGCGCGTACAGGCCTGGGTGGCCGGGCCGGGCGCCGGGGACGACGCGGCGACCGTGGCCGAGGTGCTGGACGCGGACGTGCCGGTGCTCCTCGACGCGGACGGGCTGCGGCTGGCCGAGCGGGACGCGGTGCGCGGGCGTACGGCGCCGACGCTGATGACCCCTCACGCCGGGGAGGCGGCCGCGCTGCTGGGGGTGCGCCGCGAGGAGGTCGAGGCGGCCCGGCTGGCCGCGGTGCGGGAGCTGGCGGCGGTGTACCGGGCGACGGTGCTGCTGAAGGGGTCCACGACGCTGGTCGCCGACGCGGGCGGCGGGCCCGTGCGGGTCAACGCCACGGGGACCTCCTGGCTGGCCACGGCCGGGAGCGGGGACGTGCTGTCGGGGCTCGCGGGGTCCTTGCTGGCGGCGGGGCTCTCCGCCCGGGACGCGGGCAGCGCGGCGGCGTACCTGCACGGCCTGGCCGGGCGCTTCGCGGCCGACGGCGCACCGGCGGGGGCGCATGACGTGGCGGCGCGGATTCCGGACGCGTGGCGGAACGTGCGGGACTGGGCCGGGGGCACTGCGGTTCCCTAG
- a CDS encoding SDR family NAD(P)-dependent oxidoreductase, translating to MTSQAYLSELFSLDGRVAVVTGGSSGIGRAITGALARAGAGVVVVARGKEQLAETVGELTDAGCRAAWVAGDLGTRDGVRAAAEEAAGVFGEPDILVNSAGINLRPPLAELGEDVWDATMAVNLQAPFLLGQRFGPGMAERGYGRIIHITSQQAHRAFVQSGAYGVSKGALESLARSQAEAWSPYGVTVNTLVPGFVMTPLNQRLSSDPQKVAALAARTMTGRNGLAEDFEGAAVFLASRASAYVTGQSIPVDGGFSVH from the coding sequence ATGACGTCCCAGGCCTATCTCTCCGAACTGTTCTCGCTGGACGGCCGTGTCGCCGTGGTGACCGGAGGCAGCTCCGGCATCGGCCGGGCCATCACCGGAGCGCTGGCGCGGGCCGGCGCGGGGGTGGTGGTCGTAGCCCGCGGCAAGGAGCAACTGGCGGAAACCGTGGGCGAGTTGACCGACGCCGGCTGCCGGGCCGCCTGGGTCGCGGGCGATCTGGGCACCCGTGACGGGGTGCGCGCGGCGGCCGAGGAGGCGGCCGGTGTCTTCGGCGAGCCCGACATCCTCGTCAACTCCGCCGGGATCAACCTGCGGCCGCCGCTCGCCGAGCTGGGCGAGGACGTGTGGGACGCCACCATGGCCGTGAACCTCCAGGCGCCGTTCCTGCTGGGGCAGCGGTTCGGGCCCGGCATGGCCGAGCGGGGCTACGGCCGGATCATCCACATCACCTCCCAGCAGGCCCACCGCGCCTTCGTGCAGAGCGGGGCCTACGGCGTCTCCAAGGGCGCGCTGGAGTCGCTGGCCCGCTCGCAGGCCGAGGCCTGGTCGCCGTACGGCGTCACCGTCAACACGCTGGTGCCGGGCTTCGTGATGACCCCGCTCAACCAGCGGCTGTCCAGCGATCCCCAGAAGGTGGCGGCGCTGGCCGCGCGCACGATGACCGGCCGCAACGGTCTCGCCGAGGACTTCGAGGGCGCGGCCGTCTTCCTCGCGAGCCGCGCCTCCGCCTATGTCACGGGCCAGTCGATCCCCGTCGACGGGGGCTTCTCGGTCCACTGA
- a CDS encoding L,D-transpeptidase family protein gives MISRRIASRAVTVLLATVTALPATAHTAAGAPAPPAPAPAPALEPDLVPGVALGPGQPWQIDTPDQALPPDVYTPTEAEDAVEPKDAAPGAYDLIEYVPLSDAVAKVSCSKKTGPYQRQVERWLKLKADGKQSAGDCEAIRAFQTKHKIKPASGFAGPVTWSTMMLIGAKKDPNAAKKCPVRSYKVACVDLDRQLTWVQQDSKVVFGPVPMRSGRTGHLTRKGWHTVYWRHKNHVSTLYNEPMPYAQFFDGGEAFHAVYGSIYTTVGSYGCVNMKLGDARKLWDVLKTGDHVYVWGKRPAS, from the coding sequence ATGATCAGCAGACGAATCGCGTCCCGGGCGGTCACGGTGCTGCTCGCCACCGTGACAGCCCTCCCCGCGACCGCGCACACAGCGGCCGGCGCCCCCGCGCCGCCCGCCCCGGCCCCCGCCCCCGCCCTGGAACCCGACCTGGTCCCCGGAGTCGCCCTCGGGCCCGGTCAGCCCTGGCAGATCGACACGCCCGACCAGGCGCTGCCGCCGGACGTGTACACCCCGACCGAAGCCGAGGACGCCGTAGAGCCGAAGGACGCGGCTCCGGGGGCCTACGACCTCATCGAGTACGTGCCGCTCTCCGACGCCGTCGCCAAGGTGAGCTGCAGCAAGAAGACCGGGCCCTATCAGCGGCAGGTGGAGCGCTGGCTGAAGCTGAAGGCCGACGGGAAGCAGTCCGCCGGTGACTGCGAGGCGATCCGCGCCTTCCAGACCAAGCACAAGATCAAGCCCGCCAGCGGGTTCGCCGGGCCCGTCACCTGGTCGACCATGATGCTCATCGGGGCGAAGAAGGATCCGAACGCCGCCAAGAAGTGTCCCGTCCGCTCGTACAAGGTCGCCTGCGTCGATCTGGACCGCCAGCTCACCTGGGTGCAGCAGGACTCCAAGGTGGTGTTCGGGCCCGTCCCCATGCGCAGCGGGCGCACCGGGCATCTCACCCGCAAGGGCTGGCACACCGTCTACTGGCGGCACAAGAACCACGTGTCGACCCTGTACAACGAGCCCATGCCGTACGCCCAGTTCTTCGACGGCGGCGAGGCCTTCCATGCCGTCTACGGCAGCATCTACACCACCGTCGGCTCCTACGGCTGCGTCAACATGAAGCTCGGTGACGCGCGCAAACTGTGGGACGTACTGAAGACGGGCGACCACGTCTACGTATGGGGGAAGCGACCGGCTAGCTGA
- the tsaB gene encoding tRNA (adenosine(37)-N6)-threonylcarbamoyltransferase complex dimerization subunit type 1 TsaB, with the protein MLLLALDTATPAVTVALHDGTDVIASSSQVDARRHGELLLPAVDRVLAEAGLGLDAVTGIVVGTGPGPYTGLRVGLMTADTFGLALGVPVHGVCTLDGLAYAADIEKGPFVVATDARRKEVYWATYADSRTRLTDPAVDRPADIAERVAGLPAVGAGALLYPDTFPNVHEPEHVSAAALASLAAERLAAGAELPEPRPLYLRRPDAQVPKNYKVVTPK; encoded by the coding sequence GTGCTCTTGCTCGCTCTGGATACCGCCACCCCCGCCGTCACCGTCGCGCTGCACGACGGCACGGACGTCATCGCCTCGTCGAGTCAGGTGGACGCGCGCCGGCACGGAGAGCTGCTGCTGCCGGCCGTGGACCGTGTGCTCGCCGAGGCCGGGCTCGGACTGGACGCCGTCACCGGCATCGTCGTCGGCACCGGACCCGGCCCCTACACCGGCCTGCGCGTCGGCCTGATGACGGCCGACACCTTCGGCCTCGCGCTGGGCGTCCCGGTGCACGGCGTGTGCACACTTGACGGCCTCGCCTATGCCGCCGACATCGAGAAGGGCCCCTTCGTCGTGGCGACCGACGCCCGGCGCAAGGAGGTCTACTGGGCGACGTACGCCGACTCCCGCACCCGGCTGACCGACCCCGCCGTGGACCGGCCGGCCGACATCGCCGAGCGGGTCGCGGGCCTCCCGGCGGTCGGCGCGGGCGCGCTGCTCTACCCGGACACGTTCCCGAACGTCCACGAGCCCGAGCACGTCTCCGCCGCCGCCCTCGCCTCGCTCGCCGCGGAGCGGCTGGCCGCGGGTGCGGAGCTGCCGGAGCCGAGACCGCTGTACCTGCGCCGGCCCGACGCCCAGGTCCCCAAGAACTACAAGGTGGTCACCCCGAAGTGA
- the rimI gene encoding ribosomal protein S18-alanine N-acetyltransferase, with product MREMRWWDIDPVLELEKDLFPEDAWSRGMFWSELAHARGAEATRRYLVAEREGRIVGYAGLASSGDQADVQTIAVARDLQGTGLGGRLLEELLRAATAFECHEVLLECRVDNVRAQKLYERYGFEPIGFRRGYYQPGNVDALVMRLITSQAPEEATSEATSEATEEKNHG from the coding sequence ATGCGCGAGATGCGCTGGTGGGACATCGACCCGGTCCTGGAGCTGGAGAAGGACCTGTTCCCCGAGGACGCCTGGTCGCGGGGCATGTTCTGGTCCGAACTGGCCCACGCCCGGGGCGCCGAGGCGACCCGGCGCTATCTGGTCGCCGAGCGGGAGGGCCGGATCGTCGGGTACGCGGGCCTCGCCTCCTCCGGCGACCAGGCCGATGTGCAGACCATCGCCGTCGCCCGCGACCTCCAGGGCACCGGCCTCGGCGGCCGGCTGCTGGAAGAGCTGCTGCGCGCGGCCACCGCGTTCGAGTGCCACGAGGTGCTGCTGGAGTGCCGGGTCGACAACGTCCGCGCCCAGAAGCTCTACGAACGCTACGGCTTCGAGCCCATCGGCTTCCGCCGCGGCTACTACCAGCCGGGCAACGTGGATGCGCTCGTGATGCGCCTGATCACCAGCCAAGCCCCCGAAGAAGCAACCTCAGAAGCAACCTCAGAAGCAACCGAAGAGAAGAACCATGGCTGA
- the alr gene encoding alanine racemase produces MSETATVPTAPLRARAEIDLGALRANVRALRARTPGAALMAVVKSDGYGHGAVPCAREALAAGATWLGTATPEEALALRAAGLPGPVLCWLWVPGGPWRQAIEADIDLSLSGMWALREAVAAAREAGRTARVQLKADTGLGRNGCQPGDDWAELVGEALRAERAGLVRVTGLWSHFACADEPGHPSIAAQLARFREMTAYAEEQGVRPEVRHIANSPATLTLPETHFDLVRTGIAMYGISPSPELGTPADFGLRPVMTLRASLALVKHVQGGHGVSYGHHYVTPGETTLGLVPVGYADGIPRHASGTGPVLVDGKWRTVAGRVAMDQFVVDLGGDEPAVGSEAVLFGPGDRGEPTAEDWAQACGTIAYEIVTRIGTRVPRVYVNGKELG; encoded by the coding sequence ATGAGTGAGACTGCGACTGTGCCGACCGCCCCCCTGCGCGCCCGCGCCGAGATCGATCTCGGTGCCCTGCGGGCCAATGTGCGTGCCCTGCGTGCCCGGACGCCGGGCGCGGCCCTGATGGCCGTCGTCAAGTCCGACGGCTACGGCCACGGGGCCGTGCCGTGCGCCCGCGAGGCCCTCGCGGCGGGCGCGACCTGGCTCGGCACGGCCACGCCCGAGGAGGCGCTCGCCCTGCGCGCGGCCGGGCTGCCGGGCCCCGTCCTGTGCTGGCTGTGGGTGCCGGGCGGCCCCTGGCGGCAGGCGATCGAGGCCGATATCGACCTCTCCCTGAGCGGGATGTGGGCCCTGCGCGAGGCCGTCGCGGCCGCCCGCGAGGCCGGCCGCACCGCGCGGGTGCAGCTCAAGGCCGACACCGGGCTCGGCCGCAACGGCTGCCAGCCGGGGGACGACTGGGCCGAGCTGGTCGGGGAGGCCCTGCGGGCCGAGCGCGCCGGGCTCGTCCGCGTCACCGGCCTCTGGTCCCACTTCGCCTGCGCCGACGAGCCCGGGCACCCCTCCATCGCCGCCCAGCTGGCCCGGTTCCGGGAGATGACGGCGTACGCCGAGGAGCAGGGCGTGCGGCCCGAGGTGCGGCACATCGCCAACTCGCCCGCCACGCTCACCCTCCCCGAGACCCACTTCGACCTGGTCCGCACGGGCATCGCCATGTACGGCATCTCGCCCAGCCCCGAGCTGGGCACCCCCGCCGACTTCGGGCTGCGCCCGGTGATGACGCTCAGGGCCTCGCTCGCGCTGGTCAAACACGTCCAGGGCGGGCACGGCGTCAGCTACGGCCACCACTACGTCACGCCCGGCGAGACCACCCTCGGCCTGGTGCCGGTGGGCTACGCGGACGGCATCCCCCGGCACGCCTCCGGCACCGGCCCGGTGCTGGTCGACGGCAAGTGGCGCACGGTCGCCGGACGGGTCGCCATGGACCAGTTCGTGGTGGACCTCGGCGGGGACGAGCCCGCGGTGGGCAGCGAGGCCGTGCTGTTCGGGCCCGGCGACCGCGGTGAGCCCACCGCCGAGGACTGGGCGCAGGCCTGCGGCACGATCGCGTATGAAATCGTCACGCGCATCGGAACCCGGGTTCCTCGCGTCTATGTGAACGGGAAAGAACTCGGGTAA